A region of Pasteurellaceae bacterium Orientalotternb1 DNA encodes the following proteins:
- a CDS encoding uracil phosphoribosyltransferase yields the protein MKIVEVKHPLIKHKIGLMRAADVNTKDFRQLATEVGSLLTYEATTDLETEKVTIDGWNGPVEIDRIKGKKVTVVPILRAGLGMMDGVLEHIPSARISVVGIYRNEETLEPVPYFTKLANDVEERLAIIVDPMLATGGSMIATIDLLKKAGCKQIKVLVLVAAPEGIKALEAAHPDVELYTAAIDSHLNEKGYIIPGLGDAGDKIFGTK from the coding sequence ATGAAAATTGTTGAAGTCAAACACCCACTCATCAAACACAAAATCGGCTTAATGCGTGCTGCGGATGTAAACACCAAAGATTTCCGCCAACTTGCTACCGAGGTCGGTAGCCTACTCACTTATGAAGCAACCACCGATTTAGAAACGGAAAAAGTGACGATTGATGGTTGGAATGGTCCTGTGGAAATCGATCGCATCAAAGGTAAAAAAGTCACTGTTGTGCCAATTTTACGTGCTGGTTTGGGAATGATGGACGGCGTACTTGAGCATATTCCAAGTGCCCGTATCAGCGTAGTCGGGATTTACCGTAACGAAGAAACCCTTGAACCCGTACCATATTTCACTAAATTGGCGAACGATGTGGAAGAACGTTTGGCGATCATCGTTGATCCCATGCTTGCCACGGGCGGTTCAATGATTGCAACTATCGACTTGCTCAAAAAAGCAGGCTGTAAGCAAATCAAAGTGTTAGTGTTAGTCGCCGCTCCTGAAGGTATCAAGGCTCTTGAAGCCGCTCACCCTGACGTTGAACTTTACACTGCCGCAATCGACAGCCACCTGAATGAAAAAGGTTACATCATTCCAGGCTTGGGCGATGCTGGCGATAAAATCTTTGGCACCAAATAA
- a CDS encoding rRNA methyltransferase codes for MNTKFNAPRFKTIEEKQSKARKFNDDRDNDRPNRKTFQKSDRLSAPKTDRVERSQPNYDIYPKEAKKAGRDGSVQISVKGRSEKGEKKTGPLSPRAPEKIRNNRATEMKVYGENACYTLFEQRPDAIVRLWATVEGAKKAGALLSYLAEQKKAYHIVDSEEMERVTGTEHHGGICLLVKKSAPFSLEGYLQIPRQRDCLVLLDGVNNAQNVGGVVRTCAFYGVKGVIVESNDILNSSNAARVAEGGLEFVHALETKHKQIALTQLRNTGYQIVHITRQKQAPALAKTALAAKVVFVLSEVVSNAVEYPEDTNVQLSFANPLNSGLNVAVNAGVLLSQWYHSHIV; via the coding sequence ATGAACACAAAATTTAACGCCCCTCGTTTTAAAACGATCGAAGAAAAACAGAGCAAAGCTCGCAAATTTAATGATGATCGTGATAACGATCGCCCAAATCGCAAAACTTTCCAGAAATCCGACCGCTTGTCAGCCCCGAAAACTGACCGTGTTGAGCGTTCGCAACCGAATTACGACATCTACCCAAAAGAAGCGAAAAAAGCAGGGCGTGATGGTTCGGTACAAATTAGCGTAAAAGGTCGCAGTGAGAAAGGCGAAAAGAAAACAGGGCCACTTTCACCACGAGCTCCTGAAAAGATCCGCAACAATCGTGCCACTGAAATGAAAGTGTATGGTGAGAATGCGTGTTATACCTTATTTGAACAGCGTCCAGACGCTATTGTACGTTTGTGGGCAACGGTTGAAGGGGCGAAAAAAGCAGGGGCATTATTAAGCTACTTAGCGGAACAGAAAAAAGCCTACCACATTGTTGATAGCGAAGAAATGGAACGTGTAACGGGGACAGAGCATCACGGGGGCATCTGTTTATTAGTCAAAAAATCTGCTCCGTTCTCGCTTGAAGGTTATTTACAAATCCCACGCCAGCGGGACTGTTTGGTGCTATTAGACGGCGTGAATAATGCCCAAAACGTGGGCGGTGTGGTGCGAACTTGTGCATTTTATGGCGTAAAAGGCGTGATTGTAGAAAGTAACGATATTCTCAACTCCAGTAATGCCGCTCGTGTGGCAGAAGGCGGTTTGGAGTTTGTCCACGCCCTTGAAACCAAACACAAGCAAATCGCCCTGACCCAACTTCGCAATACGGGCTATCAAATCGTGCATATCACCCGCCAAAAACAAGCTCCAGCGTTAGCCAAAACCGCATTGGCGGCGAAAGTGGTATTTGTGTTGAGCGAAGTGGTCTCCAATGCAGTGGAATATCCAGAAGACACTAACGTCCAACTTTCCTTTGCTAACCCACTCAACAGCGGCTTAAATGTGGCAGTGAATGCAGGTGTACTGCTTTCGCAATGGTATCATAGCCATATTGTTTAG
- a CDS encoding inositol monophosphatase — MNPMLNIAIRAARKAGNIIAKGYEQAPQEIEVAQKGMNDYVTSIDKAAEAAIIEVIRKSYPDHAIVGEESGVLEGTNNDVQWVIDPLDGTTNFVKRFPHFAVSIGIRVNGRTEVGVVYDPIRNELFTAVRGEGTKLNEFRLRIDNERRDLDGAVLATGFPFKVSRHRVAHLNMVEALMNNGVADFRRTGSAALDLCYVAAGRVDGYFEIGLKPWDCAAGDLIAREAGALVTNFVGGTDYLRSGNVVSGNVRVVKEMLNHIQPTLTEELKA, encoded by the coding sequence ATGAATCCAATGTTAAATATCGCTATTCGTGCAGCACGAAAAGCGGGCAATATTATTGCTAAAGGCTATGAGCAAGCCCCTCAAGAAATCGAAGTAGCTCAAAAAGGTATGAATGACTACGTTACCTCAATCGACAAAGCAGCGGAAGCGGCGATTATTGAAGTCATTCGTAAATCTTACCCTGATCACGCCATTGTGGGCGAAGAGTCTGGCGTGTTAGAAGGGACGAATAACGATGTGCAATGGGTAATTGATCCACTTGATGGCACCACCAACTTTGTGAAACGTTTCCCACATTTTGCCGTATCCATCGGCATTCGTGTAAATGGTCGTACCGAAGTAGGCGTGGTTTATGACCCAATCCGCAACGAACTTTTCACCGCCGTGCGTGGCGAAGGCACTAAATTAAACGAATTCCGTTTGCGTATTGATAACGAACGCCGTGATTTAGACGGTGCGGTGCTTGCCACGGGTTTCCCTTTTAAAGTCTCACGTCATCGTGTTGCCCACTTAAATATGGTTGAAGCATTGATGAACAACGGAGTAGCCGATTTCCGCCGTACGGGTTCAGCGGCATTAGATCTTTGCTATGTGGCGGCAGGCCGTGTTGATGGCTATTTTGAAATCGGCTTAAAACCCTGGGATTGTGCCGCTGGCGATTTAATCGCTCGTGAAGCGGGGGCGTTAGTGACCAACTTTGTTGGCGGAACCGATTATTTACGTTCAGGCAATGTAGTTTCAGGCAATGTGCGTGTTGTGAAAGAAATGTTAAACCACATTCAGCCAACATTGACCGAAGAGTTAAAAGCCTAA
- a CDS encoding 1-deoxy-D-xylulose-5-phosphate synthase, translated as MQKTYPLLSQINSPDDLRLLPKEKLRPLCDELRAYLLESVSQTSGHLASGLGVVELTVALHYVYQTPFDQLIWDVGHQAYPHKILTGRRDQMHTIRQKDGLHPFPWREESPYDVLSVGHSSTSISAGLGIAVAAEKENAGRRTVCVIGDGAITAGMAFEAINHAGSIHTDMLVILNDNEMSISENVGALNNHLARLLTGSFYSQLRESGKKLLSNLPPIKEFVRKTEEHVKGFVSPVGTMFETLGFNYIGPIDGHDIDELIVTLKNMRSLSGPQFLHIKTKKGKGYTPAENDPIAFHGVPKFDHTCGQLPQGKAVKTYSNIFGDWLCEMAERDPKIIGITPAMREGSGMVEFSKRFPQQYFDVAIAEQHAVTFGAGLAIGGYKPVVAIYSSFLQRAYDQLIHDVAIQNLPVIFAIDRAGIVGADGQTHQGAFDLSFMRCIPNMTIMTPSDENEMRQMLYTAYTMNSPVAVRYPRGNAQGVELEPMQALEIGKAKVLRQGKKVAILNFGALLNEAKSVAEKHDYTLVDMRFVKPLDEVLIAELADSHDLLVTLEENAIQGGAGSSVNEYLQKIGKIQPLVMLGIPDFFIPQATQPEAYADLGLDANGIEQKIYSALKI; from the coding sequence ATGCAAAAAACCTATCCTTTGTTAAGTCAAATCAACTCACCTGACGATTTGCGTTTATTACCTAAAGAAAAACTCCGTCCGTTGTGCGATGAACTGCGAGCGTATTTGCTTGAGTCCGTTAGCCAAACAAGCGGTCATTTAGCCTCGGGATTAGGCGTGGTTGAATTGACGGTTGCGTTGCACTATGTTTATCAAACCCCGTTCGATCAACTGATTTGGGACGTAGGACATCAAGCCTATCCGCACAAAATTCTCACTGGTCGCCGTGACCAAATGCATACCATTCGCCAAAAAGACGGCTTGCACCCCTTTCCGTGGCGTGAAGAAAGTCCGTACGATGTATTAAGCGTTGGGCATTCTTCTACTTCGATCAGTGCAGGTTTAGGCATTGCGGTGGCTGCTGAAAAAGAAAATGCGGGACGTAGAACCGTGTGTGTGATTGGCGATGGTGCCATTACTGCGGGAATGGCGTTTGAGGCGATTAACCACGCAGGCTCTATTCATACCGATATGTTGGTAATCCTGAACGACAACGAAATGTCGATTTCCGAAAATGTCGGGGCACTCAATAATCACTTAGCACGTCTACTTACGGGCTCATTTTATAGTCAACTCCGTGAAAGCGGCAAAAAACTGCTTTCCAACTTGCCGCCGATCAAAGAATTTGTACGCAAAACAGAAGAACACGTCAAAGGCTTTGTCTCGCCAGTTGGAACAATGTTTGAAACCCTTGGCTTTAACTATATCGGACCGATTGATGGGCACGACATTGACGAGCTAATTGTGACTCTCAAAAATATGCGAAGCCTGTCTGGACCGCAGTTTTTGCATATCAAAACCAAAAAAGGTAAAGGCTATACTCCTGCCGAAAACGACCCTATTGCGTTCCACGGCGTACCAAAATTTGACCACACTTGCGGACAATTACCACAAGGTAAAGCGGTCAAAACCTACTCGAATATTTTTGGCGATTGGTTATGCGAAATGGCGGAGCGTGATCCGAAAATCATCGGCATCACTCCAGCAATGCGTGAAGGGTCGGGAATGGTCGAATTTTCCAAACGCTTCCCGCAACAATATTTTGATGTCGCCATTGCCGAGCAGCACGCCGTGACCTTCGGGGCTGGTTTAGCGATTGGTGGCTATAAACCCGTGGTGGCAATTTATTCTAGCTTCTTGCAACGTGCCTACGATCAACTGATTCACGATGTCGCAATCCAAAATTTGCCCGTGATTTTTGCTATCGACCGTGCAGGTATCGTGGGAGCGGACGGTCAAACACACCAAGGGGCTTTTGATTTGAGTTTTATGCGTTGTATCCCAAATATGACGATTATGACCCCAAGCGATGAAAACGAAATGCGGCAAATGCTCTACACTGCCTACACAATGAACTCTCCAGTGGCAGTGCGTTACCCACGCGGCAATGCCCAAGGAGTTGAATTGGAACCGATGCAAGCCCTTGAAATCGGCAAAGCTAAAGTACTTCGCCAAGGAAAAAAAGTGGCGATATTAAACTTCGGTGCTTTACTGAATGAAGCAAAAAGCGTAGCGGAAAAACACGACTACACCTTGGTTGATATGCGTTTTGTCAAACCGCTTGATGAAGTGCTGATTGCCGAACTTGCCGACAGCCACGACTTACTCGTTACCCTTGAAGAAAATGCGATTCAAGGCGGTGCGGGCAGCAGCGTGAATGAATATTTGCAAAAAATCGGCAAAATCCAACCGCTTGTGATGCTCGGTATCCCTGATTTCTTCATACCACAAGCCACCCAGCCTGAAGCCTACGCTGACCTAGGCTTAGATGCGAACGGGATCGAACAAAAAATTTATTCTGCATTAAAGATATAA
- a CDS encoding methanol dehydrogenase: MIQKMTRAIAVLMAMLFSIVSWANYPDVPKPFHYVSDYTQTLSQNEWQTLENALVDYSRKTSSQIAVVIVPTTNGEAVSSYSHNLFNKWGIGRSKENNGVLLLIAKNDRKLFIATGRGLEASLPDAIASSIIRNDITPYFKQNQYAQGIAKGLSSIIAATQGEYAAAPEEETSSDFNIEDLMFFLFFAFVILMIFNAKSGGRYISPRQADRIIHTARRSGFGGGFSGGSGGFGGGSGGGFGGGSSGGGGAGGSW; the protein is encoded by the coding sequence ATGATACAGAAAATGACTCGTGCGATCGCGGTGTTGATGGCGATGCTATTTAGTATTGTTAGTTGGGCAAATTACCCTGATGTACCAAAGCCGTTTCACTATGTGTCTGACTACACCCAAACGCTAAGCCAAAACGAGTGGCAGACTCTCGAAAATGCCTTGGTGGATTACAGTCGCAAAACCAGTTCGCAAATTGCGGTGGTGATTGTGCCGACTACCAATGGTGAAGCCGTTTCGAGTTACAGCCATAATTTGTTCAATAAATGGGGCATCGGGCGTTCAAAAGAGAATAATGGCGTGTTGTTGCTGATTGCCAAAAATGATCGCAAGCTGTTTATCGCCACAGGACGGGGCTTAGAAGCCTCACTGCCAGATGCGATTGCGTCTTCAATTATCCGCAACGACATCACTCCTTATTTTAAACAAAACCAATATGCACAAGGGATTGCCAAGGGATTATCTTCCATCATCGCTGCCACTCAAGGCGAATATGCGGCAGCTCCCGAGGAAGAGACTAGTTCGGATTTTAACATTGAAGATCTGATGTTCTTCTTATTTTTTGCTTTTGTGATCTTGATGATCTTCAATGCTAAAAGTGGCGGACGCTACATCAGCCCACGCCAAGCGGATAGAATTATCCACACCGCAAGACGAAGTGGCTTTGGTGGCGGTTTCAGCGGCGGCTCGGGGGGCTTTGGCGGTGGATCAGGTGGTGGTTTCGGTGGAGGTAGCTCAGGCGGAGGCGGAGCAGGAGGAAGCTGGTGA
- a CDS encoding LemA family protein — protein MKKWIVIIVLAVVAIFGGMTLSSSYNNLVKAEEDINSVWANVESAYQRRADLIPNLVNTVKGQANFEKDTLTQVIEARAKATQTKIDPTNATEEQMAQFQQAQNGLNSALSRLLVSVEKYPELKAHEGFLNLQAQIEGTENRINVERNNFNAAVKEYNKQVRQMPTKLAAMIFGFKAKPQFKAEVGSEKAPVVNFN, from the coding sequence ATGAAAAAGTGGATTGTGATTATTGTGCTGGCGGTTGTTGCCATTTTCGGCGGAATGACGTTAAGCAGCAGTTACAACAATTTGGTGAAAGCGGAAGAAGACATCAATTCCGTTTGGGCGAATGTGGAATCGGCGTATCAACGTCGTGCGGATTTAATTCCAAACTTGGTGAATACGGTCAAAGGGCAGGCAAATTTTGAGAAAGACACGCTCACTCAAGTGATCGAAGCTCGTGCCAAAGCGACCCAGACCAAAATCGACCCAACTAATGCAACTGAAGAGCAAATGGCTCAGTTCCAGCAGGCTCAAAATGGCTTAAATTCAGCCCTTTCTCGTTTATTAGTCAGTGTTGAAAAATACCCAGAGCTTAAAGCTCACGAAGGTTTTTTAAACTTACAGGCTCAAATTGAAGGCACGGAAAATCGTATCAATGTTGAGCGTAACAACTTCAATGCTGCCGTGAAAGAGTACAACAAACAAGTCCGTCAAATGCCAACCAAATTAGCGGCGATGATTTTTGGTTTTAAAGCAAAACCACAATTTAAAGCCGAAGTGGGTTCAGAAAAAGCCCCAGTGGTGAATTTTAACTAA
- a CDS encoding TIGR01620 family protein, translating to MKKQIFSEEAPIQAEPHQPKQEFVDADVVIEPETREVEAELIIEESLSPPRFWGRLLLVALVLFGVATFAQSIQWIIDTFQAKQWIYFAFAIAFWGISLAGVGAIISEWRKLVWLRKHHQNQQVSQQLLLEDSSTSGEMAVKFCKSTLSNLHKNPLIEQAEKRWLNELDEAYNSQEVLFLFSQNILQPIDKQVKKLISQSVAENAVIVAVSPLAIVDVLMIAWRNIALVNKITRAYGMELGYFSRLKLFKMVLTNMVFAGATEIATDVGMDFFSQNLTAKLSMRAAQGIGVGLLTARLGIKAMEFCRPVVLTKAERPTLAVVRQELLGVLKDRVFSKTSEKAKELA from the coding sequence ATGAAAAAACAAATTTTTAGCGAAGAAGCACCTATTCAAGCCGAGCCACATCAGCCCAAGCAAGAATTTGTTGATGCCGATGTGGTGATTGAGCCTGAAACGAGAGAAGTGGAAGCGGAGCTGATTATTGAAGAAAGTTTGTCTCCACCACGTTTTTGGGGGCGTCTGCTGTTGGTCGCATTAGTGCTGTTTGGTGTGGCGACTTTTGCTCAATCGATTCAATGGATTATCGACACTTTCCAAGCAAAACAGTGGATCTATTTTGCCTTTGCGATTGCGTTTTGGGGTATTAGCTTAGCGGGAGTTGGAGCGATTATTTCTGAATGGCGAAAATTAGTTTGGCTACGTAAACATCATCAAAATCAACAGGTTAGCCAGCAGTTGTTGCTTGAAGATAGCAGCACAAGCGGTGAGATGGCGGTAAAATTTTGCAAATCGACTTTATCGAATCTGCACAAGAATCCGTTGATCGAACAAGCGGAAAAACGTTGGCTAAATGAATTGGACGAGGCGTATAACAGCCAAGAAGTGCTGTTTCTGTTTAGTCAAAATATCTTGCAACCGATTGATAAACAAGTCAAAAAATTGATCAGCCAAAGTGTTGCAGAAAATGCCGTGATCGTGGCGGTTAGCCCGTTGGCGATTGTCGATGTGCTGATGATAGCGTGGCGAAATATTGCCTTAGTGAACAAAATCACCCGAGCCTATGGGATGGAACTAGGCTATTTCAGTCGTTTGAAATTGTTTAAAATGGTGCTGACGAATATGGTTTTTGCGGGGGCGACGGAAATTGCCACCGATGTGGGTATGGACTTTTTCTCGCAAAATCTCACCGCTAAGCTCTCAATGCGAGCCGCTCAAGGCATTGGCGTGGGCTTGCTGACCGCTCGCCTTGGGATTAAAGCAATGGAATTTTGCCGCCCTGTCGTCTTAACTAAAGCGGAACGCCCGACACTTGCAGTGGTTAGACAAGAGTTGCTGGGCGTATTGAAAGATCGTGTTTTTAGCAAAACTAGCGAAAAAGCGAAAGAATTGGCATAA
- a CDS encoding tRNA dihydrouridine synthase DusC, with amino-acid sequence MSAKRVILAPMQGVLDPFVRQLLTAVNDYDLCISEFVRVVDQTLPKKAFYRLCPELHQGGLTRSGTPVRVQILGQHPEWLAENAALAVELGSHGVDLNCGCPSKTVNGSNGGASLLKQPDLIYRATQAMRQAVPAELPVSVKVRLGWDSVAQCFEIADAVQQGGASEMTVHGRTKMDGYRSERINWQAIGEIRQRLQIPVIANGEIWDFESAKKCVEVTACDALMIGRGALNVPNLSRVVKFNAPKMPWSEVIQLLFQYVNMENEQDTGFYHVARIKQWLRYLDKEYPEAIDLFEILKTEHGYEGLKRHIENSVGRMTDNEG; translated from the coding sequence ATGTCAGCCAAAAGGGTGATCCTCGCCCCAATGCAAGGGGTGCTTGACCCTTTTGTCCGTCAGCTTTTAACGGCGGTGAATGATTACGATCTCTGTATTTCCGAATTTGTGCGAGTGGTCGATCAAACATTGCCGAAAAAAGCATTTTATCGCCTTTGTCCCGAGCTTCATCAAGGCGGATTAACCCGTTCTGGCACGCCTGTTCGAGTACAGATTTTAGGACAACACCCCGAGTGGTTAGCAGAAAATGCCGCATTAGCGGTAGAGTTGGGGTCACATGGTGTCGATTTGAATTGTGGCTGCCCGTCTAAAACCGTCAATGGCAGCAACGGCGGAGCGTCTTTGTTGAAACAGCCTGATTTGATTTACCGAGCAACCCAAGCGATGCGTCAAGCCGTGCCAGCGGAATTGCCAGTTTCGGTCAAGGTGCGTTTAGGGTGGGACTCGGTCGCCCAATGTTTTGAAATTGCCGATGCGGTGCAGCAAGGTGGAGCGAGTGAAATGACTGTCCACGGACGCACCAAAATGGACGGCTATCGTTCCGAACGAATTAACTGGCAAGCGATTGGCGAAATTCGTCAGCGACTGCAAATCCCTGTAATCGCTAACGGCGAGATTTGGGATTTTGAATCTGCAAAAAAATGCGTGGAAGTGACCGCTTGTGATGCCTTAATGATCGGTCGTGGAGCCTTGAATGTGCCAAATCTCAGCCGAGTGGTGAAATTCAATGCCCCGAAGATGCCTTGGTCGGAAGTGATACAACTGCTATTTCAATATGTGAATATGGAAAACGAGCAAGATACAGGCTTTTATCACGTTGCCCGCATTAAGCAATGGCTACGTTATTTGGATAAAGAATATCCCGAAGCGATTGATTTATTTGAGATTTTAAAAACCGAACACGGCTATGAAGGACTGAAAAGGCATATTGAAAATTCAGTCGGCAGAATGACTGATAACGAAGGATAA
- a CDS encoding molecular chaperone DjlA translates to MQFIGKILGFILGYKFFGGFFGGLLGVIVGHWGDKKLYELGSVSSSLFGKALTRQSLFMQTTFAVLGHIAKAKGRVTENDIQLARHLMASMKLDEANQQLAQKAFTLGKEADFPLRQVIKEFREACGQRNDLLRFFVEVQMQAALQDGHLEPSEQQILFTIAETIGMSRFQFEQMLAMVAAAQRFRSGYYQYQQQGSYQQRGSHQEKNYGGYQTHSNGPTLEDAYSVLGVTEKDDQNTVKRAYRKLMNEHHPDKLVAKGLPPEMMEVAKEKAQQIQAAYDLINKTKGWK, encoded by the coding sequence ATGCAATTTATTGGCAAAATTTTAGGATTTATTTTAGGTTATAAGTTTTTTGGTGGCTTTTTTGGTGGATTACTGGGGGTAATTGTTGGGCACTGGGGAGATAAAAAATTATATGAATTAGGCTCGGTTTCTTCCAGCCTTTTTGGTAAAGCACTTACACGCCAATCACTTTTCATGCAAACTACTTTTGCTGTGCTAGGGCATATTGCTAAAGCGAAAGGACGCGTCACCGAAAATGATATTCAGCTTGCTCGTCATTTAATGGCATCAATGAAATTAGATGAAGCCAATCAGCAACTTGCTCAAAAAGCCTTTACGCTCGGTAAAGAAGCAGATTTTCCATTACGACAAGTGATCAAAGAGTTTCGTGAAGCCTGTGGGCAACGAAATGATTTGCTACGTTTCTTTGTAGAAGTGCAGATGCAAGCCGCATTGCAAGACGGACACCTTGAGCCAAGTGAGCAGCAAATCCTATTTACTATCGCTGAAACAATTGGTATGTCACGTTTTCAATTTGAACAGATGCTTGCCATGGTTGCTGCGGCACAACGTTTCCGTTCTGGTTATTATCAATATCAACAGCAAGGCAGTTATCAACAACGTGGTTCACATCAAGAGAAAAATTATGGTGGTTATCAAACACATTCAAACGGTCCAACCTTGGAAGATGCGTATAGTGTGCTTGGCGTAACGGAAAAGGATGATCAAAATACGGTAAAAAGAGCGTACCGCAAATTGATGAATGAACATCACCCCGACAAATTAGTTGCCAAAGGTTTACCTCCTGAAATGATGGAAGTCGCCAAAGAGAAAGCTCAACAAATTCAAGCGGCTTACGATTTAATCAATAAAACAAAAGGATGGAAATAA
- a CDS encoding peptidoglycan-associated lipoprotein, whose product MKKLAKVLMIAAPAFVLAACSSSNDKANAAMNDGQMFGGMSVQDLQTRYNTVYFGFDSYSVDGEYQNLLDAHAAYLTSANGKVTVAGHADERGTPEYNIALGQRRADAVKSYLAAKGANNVSTVSYGEEKPAVLGHTEADYSKNRRAVLEY is encoded by the coding sequence ATGAAAAAACTAGCTAAAGTTTTAATGATTGCGGCACCAGCATTCGTTTTAGCAGCTTGCAGCAGCTCAAACGATAAAGCAAATGCAGCAATGAATGATGGACAAATGTTTGGCGGTATGTCTGTTCAAGATTTACAAACTCGCTACAACACTGTGTACTTCGGTTTCGACAGCTATTCTGTTGATGGCGAATACCAAAATCTATTAGATGCACACGCTGCATACTTAACTTCTGCAAACGGCAAAGTGACTGTTGCAGGTCACGCTGACGAACGTGGTACTCCAGAGTACAACATCGCATTGGGTCAACGTCGTGCAGATGCAGTAAAAAGCTACTTAGCTGCTAAAGGTGCAAACAATGTTTCAACTGTTTCTTACGGTGAAGAGAAACCAGCAGTTTTAGGTCATACTGAAGCTGACTACTCTAAAAACCGTCGTGCAGTGTTAGAGTACTAA
- a CDS encoding Tol-Pal system beta propeller repeat protein TolB, with product MKRFSHFVGLSITLLLMFASLVKANTEFEIVVDSSGNEFAQPIAVVPFKTNGSVPENVAQIISDDLRNSGKFVPIAADKMPSQPSSASEVVPDQWSVLGVQNVVVGQVSSAANGYNVAYQLVDVLGVSGVAGSVVAQGSFNVPAAQIRLGAHTVSDQVFEKITQIRGAFRTKIAYVVQRGAASYELRVADYDGFNAFTVVRSKEPLMSPEWSPDGSKLAYVTFENKKSQVVVHDLRSGARKIIGALKGHNGAPSFSPDGSRVAFASNQDGVLNIYVTGASGGTPRQLTSGAGNNTEPSWSPDGGYILFTSDRAGSPQVYQMSANGGGASLIGGNGSGKISADGKNLIMVSGDKIVKRDLTSGSTEVLSSTFLDESPSISPNGTMVIYSSTKGVSKVLQLVSADGRFKANLPGAGGQYKFPAWSPYLTKQ from the coding sequence ATGAAAAGATTCTCACATTTCGTGGGGCTATCAATAACATTATTACTAATGTTTGCTTCTTTGGTGAAAGCAAATACAGAATTTGAAATTGTTGTTGATAGCAGTGGTAATGAGTTCGCTCAACCGATTGCGGTTGTACCATTTAAAACTAATGGTTCTGTACCAGAAAATGTTGCTCAAATTATTTCCGATGATTTGCGTAATAGTGGTAAATTTGTTCCAATAGCAGCAGATAAAATGCCAAGCCAGCCAAGCTCGGCAAGTGAAGTCGTGCCAGATCAGTGGTCTGTTCTAGGAGTTCAAAATGTGGTGGTTGGACAAGTATCTTCTGCGGCTAATGGGTATAATGTAGCATATCAGTTGGTGGATGTACTTGGAGTTTCTGGCGTAGCGGGAAGTGTTGTAGCCCAAGGCTCTTTTAACGTTCCAGCGGCTCAAATTCGTTTGGGGGCTCATACCGTTAGTGATCAGGTCTTTGAAAAAATCACGCAAATTCGTGGTGCTTTTAGAACTAAAATTGCTTATGTTGTGCAACGTGGAGCAGCTTCTTACGAATTACGTGTTGCGGATTATGATGGCTTTAATGCATTTACTGTAGTGAGAAGTAAAGAGCCATTGATGTCGCCAGAATGGTCTCCAGATGGTTCAAAATTAGCGTATGTAACATTTGAAAATAAAAAATCTCAAGTGGTTGTACATGATCTACGTTCAGGAGCTCGTAAAATTATTGGTGCATTGAAAGGGCATAACGGTGCACCATCTTTCTCACCAGACGGCTCCCGAGTAGCATTTGCATCTAACCAAGATGGTGTATTGAACATTTATGTAACAGGGGCATCGGGTGGTACACCTCGTCAATTAACCAGTGGTGCAGGCAATAATACTGAACCAAGCTGGTCGCCAGATGGCGGTTATATTTTATTTACTTCGGATAGAGCAGGCTCACCACAAGTTTATCAAATGAGTGCAAATGGTGGTGGTGCAAGCCTTATCGGTGGTAATGGAAGCGGAAAAATTTCCGCAGATGGTAAGAATTTAATTATGGTTTCAGGCGATAAAATTGTAAAACGTGATCTGACTTCAGGCAGTACAGAAGTATTAAGTTCTACGTTTTTAGACGAAAGTCCAAGTATCTCACCAAATGGAACTATGGTTATTTACAGCTCTACCAAAGGTGTGAGCAAAGTGTTACAATTGGTGTCCGCAGATGGCCGTTTCAAAGCTAACTTGCCGGGAGCAGGGGGACAATATAAATTCCCTGCTTGGTCACCGTACTTGACTAAACAATAA